The following DNA comes from Flavobacterium sp. N3904.
TAAAATTTATAAAAAAGACGGCTTCAATTGGGCAAATAAAGAAGTAGCACACTATCTGCAAGGAGAAAGAGTTGCTTTCTCGGATGCAATTACTTACAATTTGGTCGATGGTAAGATTGAAAAAACGAAACTAAAAAGCGAAGGCGAATTTGAGACAAAAATCAATAAATATTTTGGGCAAAAAAAAATTGCTATGCCTAATGTAAAAGAAGGTTCAATTATTGAATTTGAATATACAATACGGTCTGAAAATTTTGGATCATTACGAGATTGGTATTTTCAGACAAGCATTCCTGTAAATTATACAGAATATAAAGTTAAAACTCCAAAATTTTTAACTTTCAATAAGAGGTCAAAAGGATTTATTTACCCTAGACTTTCGTCAGAACCAACTTACAATCAAGAGACTTCTACCGTTTTTACATTAGAAAATGTTCCTGCGTTGAAAGAAGAGACTTTGGTTAATAATATTGATAATTATAAAGCAAGTGTTTCTTATGAGTTGGCATTGGTGAATATCCCAGGCTATGCTTACAAAGAATTTGCTACAGATTGGAACGCTGTAGTAAAAACCATATTTGAATATGATGATTTTGGTCCTGAACTTAATAAAACAGGTTATTTTGAAGATGATTTGAAGGCTGTTATTGCAGGTTTGTCAAAACAAGATGATATTATTGTTGCCGTTTTAAATTATGTGAAATCTACGGTGAAATGGAATGATTACAAGGGTTATTCTTGCAATGATGGGGTTAAACAAGCCTATAAAGATAAAACTGGAAATGTGGCTGAAATTAATTTAATGCTTACTGCAATGTTGCGTACTTCGGGGTTAAAGGCAAATCCCGTTTTATTGAGTACACGCGACAATGGGATTACATTATTTCCATCAAGTACAGCTTTTAACTATGTGATAGCGGCTGTTGAAACTCCCGAGGGTTTAATATTGTTGGATGCAACAAGTAAGTTTTCCACTCCAAACGTTTTGCCATTTGAAGATTTAAATTGGTTTGGAAGATTAATTAGAAAAGACGGTACATCAGAAGAAGTAGATTTGATGCCAAAAAAAGCTTCGAATGATAATATAACAATGAACTATGCAATTGATGCTACAGGAAAAATAACGGGAAAATTAAGAAGGCAAAGAACAGATCATAACGCCATGAAATTTAGATTGGAAGTAGAGAATGTAAAAGAAGATGATTATTTAGAGAAATTAGAAAACGAAAACGAAAAAATTGAAATCGCAGATTATAGAAGAACCAATGAGAAAGATGTTCAATTGCCGGTAACGGAAACTTGTTCTTTTTCGGGTACAAATTTATGTGAAATTATAGGCGAAAAAATGTATATCAGCCCGTTGTTGTTTTTTACCAAAGAACATAATCCTTTCAAACAGGAAACGAGAGAATATCCTGTTGATTATGGGTTTCCGTTTATAGATAAATACACTATAAATATTGATATTCCGGAAGGATATGTGGTGGAGTTACTTCCTAAATCGGCTCAATTTAATATGGAAGATGATTTAGGCAGTTTTAAATTCTTGTCCAATGCAGCGGGAAATAAAATTCAATTTTCGGTTTCTCACCAAATAAACACTCCTATTGTTTCCGCAGAATACTATTCGATGCTAAAAGAATATTATCAGGGAATGATTGCGAAAGAAACAGAGAAAATTATTCTAAAGAAAGTGTAGTTGATGAGAAATTTTAAAATAATTTTTAGCTTGTTATTTTTCTTTTTAACTATAAGCACGAATGCCCAAAACTTTGAATTAGGCAAAGTATCAGTTGCCGAATTAAAAGAAAAGCAGCACTCTAAAGATACAAGTGCTGTTGCTGCAATACTGTTTAAAAACGGGAAGACTACTTTTACTTATTCGGGAGACCGCGGTTTTACAGCAATCACCGAAGTAACGATGCGAATTAAAATCTACAAAAAAAAGGGGTACGACTGGGCCAATTTTTCAGTGCCTTATTATGTAGGATATGAGCATTACAATGATGATGTTGTTAAATTTTCCAATGCGGTTACTTATAACCTTGTAAATGGAGCAATTGAAAAGACAAAGCTGAATAGTGAAGGAAGCTTTAAAAAAAATGTAAATGAGTATTGGAATGAAGCTTCAATAACATTGCCAAATGTAAAAGAGGGTTCAATTATTGAATTTAAATATGTTCTAAAATCGGAAAACATAGTAAAGTTTCCAGTTTTTAATTTCCAGTATGAAATTCCGGTAAATAGTGCCGAATACATAACCAGTATACCTTATTTTTTTACATATAAACCCATTCGTATCGGTTATTTTGATCTAAAAGTAGATGCAAAAGTAGTGGATGGAAGCTTTAATTTTGAGGATAAAAACCATCAAACGGTGATGTTGAGTTTCAAACAAATCAGAAGCAAGTATACAGCAGAAAATATCCCTGCACTGGAAGAGGAAAGTTTTGTTGACAACATTCAAAATTACCGATCTTCTGTACATCATGAGCTTGAAAAAACAAATTTTCCAGATGAAAAGGAAAAAAATTATTCAAAGGATTGGGATGGAGTAACCAAGACCATTTATGCCGAGAAAGAATTTGGAAAAGAATTAGAGGAGCGGGACTTTTTTTTAGATAACATAAAAGCTATTTTAAAAGGCATTGATTCGAAAGAAGAAAGACTTAATGTCATTTTTAAATTTGTTCAAAATAAAATGAACTGGAACAATGAAAATGGCTATTATACCGATAAAGGAGTCAAACAAGCTTATATAAATCAAATTGGTAATGTTGCCGAAATCAATTTTATCCTCATTGCGATGCTAAAGTCAGCCGGGATAGAGGCAAGTCCAGTTTTGGTTAGCACTCTTGAACATGGAATTCCTGTTTTTCCCAATAGAACCGTTTTTAATTATGTAATTGCTGCGGCAAATATTGATGGGAAAGAAATTTTATTGGATGCTTCGCATAAATATACAACGCAAAATATTTTGCCACTAAATGTGCTGAATTGGACCGGACGTCTTATTAAACAAGAAGGAATTTCGCAAGAAATTGATTTAGTGCCTACAAAACCATCGGCTAAATATTATACTATAATGGTAAAAGTAGATAATGCTGGTAAAATAGAAGGAAAATATAGAGTTCAAAAGACAGATTATGAGGCCTATAGTTTTAGAGATAAATATGCTGAAATGAATACAGACAATTATCTTGAAAAAATTGAAAATGATCTCAATGGGATTAAAATTAAGGATTATACTATTGAGAATAAAAAAAGTGATTTAGACAAACCTGTTATAGAAACTTTTACTTTTGCATCTGATAATCATTGCGAAGTGATAGGTGAAAAATTATTCATCAATCCGATGTTGTTTTTTACTCAATCTCAGAATCCTTTTATACAGGAAGTAAGACAAATGCCTATTTATTTTGGTTATCCTACACAAGAAAGATATAATATAAGTTTTGAAATTCCAGAGGGATATGCTGTAGAATCGCTTCCTCAGCCAATGAAGATTTTTTCAGATGGAAAAGAGTTGTCTTTTTCAATCAATACAGTTTCTCAAGGGAACAGAGTTCAGATTTTAGTAACTAAGGAGATAAATATGGCTATAGTTTCTGCCGATTTTTATGGAGCAATTAAAGAATTTTATCAAAAAATGATTGACAAGCAAAACGAAAAAATTGTACTTAAAAAAATACAACCATGAACCTAAAAAATGCCCAGCTAGACGTTGATACTTGGATCAAAGAACACGGAGTTCGTTATTTTAACGAATTGACAAATATGGCACAACTTACCGAAGAAGTAGGCGAAGTAGCCCGAATTATAGCCCGTCGTTACGGTGAACAATCCGAAAAAGAAAGTGACAAAAACAAAGACCTTGGTGAAGAATTGGCCGATGTAGTTTTCGTAGTATTGTGTTTGGCTAATCAAACAGGAATCGATTTGCAATCTGCTTTTGACAAGAAGATGGATTTAAAATCTGTTAGAGACAAAGACCGCCACAAAAACAACGATAAACTAAAATAATGTTATAAGTCAGGGCAAAGTTTTGGTACGTCCTTTTTTTAAAATAAATTTGGCAAACACATCTATCAACTCATCCAAAATGAATTTACTGTTACAAACTTCCCAACTCGATTTACAAGACCAAATTGCAATTACTGGTTCTAAAAGCGAAACCAATCGACTTTTATTACTTCAGGCATTGTATCCAAATATTACTCTTGCCAATACTTCAAATTCTGATGATAGCGAGGTAATGCAAAAGGCTTTGGTAGGGAATGAAGAAATTGTAGATATTCATCATGCAGGAACAGCGATGCGTTTCTTAACAGCCTATTTTGCTGTAAACGAAGGTCGCGAAGTGGTATTAACAGGTTCACAAAGAATGACAGAACGCCCAATCAAAGTGTTGGTTGAAGCTTTACAGCAATTAGGTGCCCAGATTACTTATGAAAAAGAAGAAGGTTACCCGCCTATTCGAATCAAAGGACAAAAAATTACTGCTCATAAAGTAAGTATTCCTGCCAATGTGAGCAGTCAGTATATATCTGCATTGCTTTTGATAGCGCCAAAGTTGGAGAACGGAATCGAACTGACTTTGGTTGGTGAGATTACCTCGGTTCCCTATATCAAAATGACTTTGGCATTGTTGAATGACTTAGATATTCAAACCAGTTTTATTGGAAACATAATTAAAGTATATCCTAAGAAAGAAGTAACAACCAAAGTAATGACCGTAGAATCTGATTGGAGTTCGGCATCATACTTTTTTAGTTTAGCGGCGCTAGCAAAAACGGCTTCTATTTCTTTAACGAGTTACAAAGAAACCAGTTTACAAGGAGATTCAGCTTTGGTTGAAATTTACAAACAAATGGGAGTAACTTCACATTTCGATGGAGATAAATTGACTTTGACCAAACAGGAAGATTTTGTTTGTGCCGACTTGAATTTAGATTTAAATAATACTCCCGATATTGCACAAACGATTGTAGTTACTTGCCTTGGACTTGGAATCGGTTGTTATCTTACCGGTTTGCATACTTTAAAAATCAAAGAAACCGATAGGCTGGAAGCGCTTCGAATTGAATTGACAAAACTGGGAGCCAATATCTCGGTAACTAATGATAGTTTGACATTAATTGCTACAAAAAGCATCAATCCAGAGATCAGAATCGACACGTATAACGACCACAGGATGGCGATGGCATTTGCTCCATTAGGATTAAAAGTACCAATTATCATCAATAATGCTGATGTAGTGTCAAAATCCTATCCTGATTTTTGGGAAGATCTAAAAAAAATAGGCTTTTTAATGATTCAAAAATGGTCATTTACGTAGGCTTTTGTTCGGTTTCCTGTCAATTCATTATTATGTAGCGTCTAGGGCAAGAAAAATAAACACCTAAACACTTGACAACGCCTATCTCACAATCGTATATTTGCATCCGAAAGATTTTTAAGTTCAGTTTAAACAACTTGGAACTTGAAACTTTAAACTTTTAAACAAACAGCAAATGAAATTATCTCACTTTCAATTTAATTTACCAAAAGAACTTCTTGCAGAATATCCAGCCGAAAACAGAGACGAGTCTCGTTTGATGGTTATTGACCGCAAGAAACAAACGATAGAACATAAAATGTTTAAAGACGTTATCGATTATTTTGATGATGGTGATGTTTTGATTTTAAATAATACTAAAGTTTTTCCAGCTCGTTTGTATGGAAATAAAGAAAAAACTGGAGCGAGAATTGAAGTGTTTTTGCTTAGAGAACTAAACGCAGAACAAAGACTTTGGGATGTTTTGGTAGATCCAGCTCGTAAAATCAGAATCGGGAATAAATTATACTTCGGAGACGACGATTCTTTAGTTGCTGAGGTAATTGACAACACTACTTCTCGTGGTAGAACCTTGCGTTTCCTTTACGATGGTTCTTACGAAGAATTCAGAAATAAATTGACAGAACTAGGAGAAACTCCTATTCCTAAATATATTAGCCGTGACGTAACTCCAGAAGATGCTGAGCGTTACCAAACAATTTATGCCAAAGAAGAAGGTGCTGTGGCAGCTCCAACTGCTGGTTTGCACTTTTCTAAACATTTGTTGAAGAGATTAGAAATCAAAGGAATCAAATTTGCCGAAGTAACTCTTCACGTTGGTTTGGGAACTTTCAATCCTGTAGAGGTTGAGGATTTGTCTAAACATAAAATGGATTCTGAAGAGTTGAAAATTACTCAAGAAGCTTGTGATATTGTAAACGCTGCCAAAGCGGCTAAGAAAAGAATCTGTACCGTAGGAACAACTTCTATGCGTGCTGTAGAAAGTTCAGTTTCATCACAAAATACTTTAAATCCTTATGACGGTTGGACAAACAAATTTGTTTTTCCTCCTCACGATTTTAGTATCCCAACATGTATGATTACCAATTTTCACACACCAAAATCTACTTTATTAATGATGGTTTCTGCTTTCTGTGGTCATGATTTAATGAAAAGAGCATACGAAGAAGCAATCAAAGAAGAATACAAATTCTATTCTTACGGAGATGCCATGTTGATTATCTAATCACATTCAAAACTAAATACAAAGTCTCGTCAGCAATGGCGAGATTTTTTTTTCTGCAAACGTTTCTACAAACTGAATACTGCTATCTGATCACTGCCAACTGAATAAGGGCGTATTACGGGCTGTCCATTACAAGTTTTTACCCAAAACCAAAGTAATACTAGCACTCCGGGAGCTTCCTCTGGTCGCTTCCTCGTTGCTGTATTACTAAATGGTTTCAGGTAAAAAATTTTCATTTCCATCCCTAACGCAATTCGTTTCCATAAGAACTTCGTTGCTTTAAATGTAAAATACAGATTGAAAATATTTGAATTATTATTAAATTAATTTTTTTTGCTGACGATTTGTCTTTTTTCTTTATTCTGACATCTTTTCTCTGTTTTCTTTTTTCTATTTTTACGACTTTAAAACACCCAAAAAATGGATTTTCAAAACAGCTTAGAATTTGCACAACTACTCGATGCGCAAGATCATTTACATAAATACCAAGACGAATTTATTTTTCCAAAAGTCAATGATAAAAAGGTAATTTATTTCACAGGTAATTCTTTGGGATTGCAGCCCAAAAGAACAAAACAATATGTTGACGAAATAATGAACGATTGGGCAAATCTAGCCGTTGAAGGTCATTTTTATGCCGAAAAACCGTGGTGGGATTATCAAGAACGTTTTGCCAATCCGTTGAGTAAATTAGTTGGTGCTTTGCCAAGCGAAGTCACTGTGATGAATACTTTGACCGTAAATCTGCATCTTTTAATGGTTTCCTTTTACAGGCCAAAAGCCAAACGTTTCAAAATCATTTGCGAAGAAAAAGCCTTTCCTTCCGATCAATATATGTTTCAAAGCCAAGTGCATTTTCACGGTTATAAACCTGAAGATGCTATTGTAGAAATCAAACGTCGCGAAGGAGAACACAATATCCGTTTGGAAGATATTTTAGCAAAAATAGAAGAAGTAGGCGAGGAGCTGGCTTTGGTTTTAATAGGTGGAGTCAATTATTACACGGGACAAGTTTTCGATATGAAAACCATTACTGCCGCTGGACACAAACAAGGTGCTTATGTAGGTTGGGACTTGGCTCACGCCGCCGGAAATATTAAATTAGAATTGCACGATTGGAATGTTGATTTTGCCTCTTGGTGTAGTTACAAATACATGAACTCAGGACCAGGGAATGCTTCGGGTTGTTTTGTTCACGAAAAACATCACGACAATAAAGATTTGCCTCGATTTGCAGGTTGGTGGGGACATAACAAAGAACGTCGTTTCAAGATGGAACCCATTTTTGACCCAGTTCAAGGAGCGGGAGGTTGGCAAATAAGCAATCTGCCAATTTTGTCATTAGCACCTTATTTAGCTTCTGTTGAAATGTTTGACGAAATTGGAATGGATCAGTTAATCCTTAAAAGGGATAAAATTACTTCCTATCTAGAATTTATTCTGAACGAAATAAGCAAAGAAGTTCAAGGTTCCTTTGAGATAATTACTCCAAAAGAGTCATCCGAAAGAGCTTGTCAATTATCGGTCTTTTTGCATGGAGAAGGGCGAAGTCTTTTTGATTACTTGATGAAAAACGGCGTAATCACCGATTGGCGCGAACCCAATGTGATTCGTCTTGCACCAGTTCCTTTGTACACTTCTTATGAAGATATGTTTCACTTTGGACAAATTTTGAAAAAGGGGATTTTAGCAAAATAAAAAAACGGGAATAGTTGTAAAGACAATTCCCGTTTTTTTTGAAAAATAAATTTTTATTCTTTCTCTTTTGGAAATGGTTTCGTTGGGATTCCCTGTCTGGCATATTGAAAACGGTCTATGAGTTTGGGTAAAAAATAGCCGTCAACACCATTCAGGGCCATTACGTTACCTTTGTCCAGTTGCAACCAACCATCTTTGTGTTCTAAGATTTCGTCATAAAAAATATGCTCGATAGAGGCGATAATGTGGATTGTATTGTTTTCTTTGATGAGATATTCGTTTACAAATTTGCAATAAAGCTGTACAGGACTTCCTTTTACAAAAGGGATATTAATGCCTTCTTTGTATTCTTCTTCTAAATTGGTTTTGTCAAATTCTGAGATACCAGAATCATAATTTGCCGAAGTATGATGCGCATCCGCAATCATGTCTACGGTTACATGATTTACGGTAAAATATCCAGTTTCCATTATGTTTTTATAAGTGTCTCTTGGCACAATTGTGGGGCGAACAATAAATCCTATAAGTGAAGGACTACTGCCTAAATGTGTGACACTACTAAAAATGGCAACATTTGTATTGCCTTCGATGGATTTTGTGGCAATTAAATTGGCTGATTTAAATCCAGTACATGAATTAATTAGATTCAATTTTTCAATCTTCTCCATCTGAGAAATGGTATCTTTTGAAATGTGCTTCATGTGTTTTTAAATTTAGACAAATATAAGCAACGAGAATTTATTCCTATTAATTTTATTGAAAAAGCTCAATAATAAGATTGAATTTTAACTTTTATTATAGATATTGTCAATTTTAAACAAAAATAATAATAATAATGCGAAAAGTGATTCTAAAGCAATTTTATTTATATTTGATAAAAATTACTTAGTTTTAAAATTAATAGTTGAATTAATTGACCCGTTATTTTTTAATAGTATAAAAAATTAAGACTTAAAATCACCCCCAATGAAAAAAACAAAAAAAGGCCTACTGATTTTTCTTTTTTTAATACTTGGCTTAATTGGCATTTTTGTTATTTATGATTTATATCAAAAACCAAAATATGAGGGTAAATTACCTTTAAAAAATATTCAAAAAGAAACAACCGTTTATTTTGATGATTTTGGAGTGCCACATATTTATGCAACCAATCCAAAAGATGCAATGGTTGCTCTTGGATATGTGCATGCACAGGATCGATTATGGCAAATGGAATTATTAAGACGTATTGTTCCGGGCCGTCTCTCCGAAATATTTGGTTCAGTAGCTTTAAAAAACGATAAGTTTTTCGTCGGTTTAGGGATTGAAGAAGCTTCTCAGCAAGCAATCAAAAATTTAAATAAAAATGGCCCTGCTTATCAATTGACGATGGCTTATTTGGACGGAATCAATCAATACATCGAGCAGGGAACAACGCCTGTAGAATTTCAATTATTAGGCGTAAAAAAACAAAAGTTCACCATTGACGATGTGTATAATATTTTTGGATATATGTCTTTCAGTTTTGCAATGGCTCAAAAAACAGATCCGTTATTGACAGATATTCGAAACAAATATGGTATGGATTATCTAAAAGATTTTGGAATAGACGGCTCTTTCAACACAACTCGGATTAGAATTGCAAAGCAAAAATCTCAAGAATATACTGCAATCTCCAAATCAATTGCGTCACTTCTGGATCAATCTCCCGTAGCTCCTTTTGTTGGAAGTAACAGTTGGGTTATTGCTCCTCCAAAAACAAAAAACAAGAAAGTAATCTTTGCCAATGATCCGCATATTAATTTTTCACAACCAGGTACTTGGTATGAAGCGCACATAAGTACACCGCAATTTGAATTGTACGGATGTTACCTAGCAGGAACACCTTTTCCTTTATTGGGACACAATCGGGATTATGCATATGGTTTGACCATGTTTGAAAATGATGATGTTGATTTTTATCAAGAAGAAAATAATCCGAAAAACAGTAACCAATACATAACTGCAAAAGGTTTTCAGAATTATAGCATTAGAAAGAAAACAATAAAAGTAAAAGACACCTCTGATGTAAATTTGACTATAAAAGTAAGTCAGCACGGCCCCGTTATGAATGATTTATTGACAGGCCTAAAGAGTGATAAACCAGTAGCAATGTCTTGGATTTACACCCAACAACCCATCAGCAGTATTGAGGCTATTTATGCGATTTCGCATTCCAGATCAATGACCGATTTTCAAAATGGAGTTGCGCTTATTGCTGCACCAGGACTGAATGTGATGTATGGTGATGCCAAAGGGAATGTGGGTTGGTGGGCAAGTGGAAAACTCTATAAACACAATCCAGATGTGAATACCAATTTTATACTCGACGGGACAAGCGGAAAAGAGGAAATTGCAACCTACTTGGATTTCTCCAAAAATCCATCGGGTGTTAATCCAGATTGGAATTATGTGTATTCAGCAAACAATCAGCCTGAAGCAATAGATGGGTTTTTGTATCCAGGCTACTATCTTCCCGAAGACCGGGCAAAAAGAATCACACAATTGTTAGAAGAAAAATCAGATTGGGATAAGAAATCGGTAAGTAAAATGATAGTTGACAACACTTCTGCAATTGCTCCAATAGTAGTAAAAAGTTTGATTTCAAATCTGAATTTCAATTCGCTTTCCAAAACAGAAAAAGAAGCAATAACCATTTTGGAAGGATGGAATGGTTCAAACAACTTGAAAGATGTAGCACCAACGATTTACAATAAATGGATTTATTTGTATCTAAAAAATACTTTTCAGGATGAGTTGGGTTCTGATGGGTTTAAGCAATTTTTAGGAACCCATATTATGAAACAGGTTGTTGCCAGACAAATCTTGAATGTAAATTCGCCTTGGTGGGATAATATCAAGACCAAAAATCAAAAAGAAACCAGGACTCAAATTATAGCGCAATCTTTCAAAGAAGCAATAAATGATTTAGAAAAACAATTAGGAAAAAATCCAGCTGATTGGGAATGGAAAAAAGTTCATATTGTAGAATATGAACATCCAATTGGGAAAATTGCACTATTGCGACCTTTTTTTAATGTTGGTCCTTTTGCGGTTCCTGGTTCGAACGAGGTGATTAACAATCAATATTTTGATTTTGTAGAGGATGGATTTTATAAAGTAAAAGGCGGTCCATCAAGCCGAAGAATAATTGACTTCTCCGATATTGAAAATAGTTTAGGAATTTTGCCAACCGGTCAATCTGGAAATCCATTTAGTACGCATTATGACGATCAGGCAGAGTTGTACAATGCGGGGAAATTCAGAAAAATGAAAATGAACAAAGAAGAAATCATTAGAACATCAACAAAATTGATTTTTTATCCTAAAAAGAAGTAATATTAATCCCAGATGTATTTCCAAGAACCATCTTTTTGTTTTTTCCAAACGGTATGAAAAATGCCTTTGTAAATTTGTTCTTTTCCGGAAGCATCTGTAAATGTCCAAACGTATTTCCCATAGCTCGAAGCCATATCACCAGCATCAGAAACGGTTACGGCATCAGGAGACCAAGTAACAGTTGGATTTTTAATCTTTTGATTTAAATAATAATTTTTAATATTGGCTTTTCCAATGATTAAAGTATCGTGTTCTCTTTTTATTACGGCATTAGAATCGGCAAATTGATAAAAGCCTTCGGCAGGTCCCTTTTCGGCAACTAACTTTTCAAAATCTTTTTCAGTTTTGACAATCTCTAACTTTGCATATGTTAGGTTTTTAGTTTCAGACTTTGGTGAGCAACTATTCAAAATGAGGAGAATAAAGCAGAGTTTGATTATTTTTTTCATGAGTTGAAATTATTTTTTAAATATAAAATATACCGCCAAAATCAAACATAAAAAACCAGCAAGATGATTCCATCGTAAGGTTTCGTTTTTAAAAAACAGTAAAGAGAACAATACAAAAATGACTAAAGTAATCACCTCTTGAATTACCTTGAGCTGCATCAAAGAAAAAGGACCTCCATTGCCTTCATAACCAATTCTGTTGGCGGGAACCTGAAAGCAATATTCGAACAAAGCCAAACCCCAACTTATTAGAACAATGGTAATCAAACCTGCATTCTCAAACCATTTTAACTCTTTGAATTTAAGGTGTCCGTACCAAGCCAATGTCATAAACACATTTGATAGTATTAATAAACCAATTGTGGCGTATGCTTTCATATTATTTTATTCTAAAGGAAATTTGGAGTTGTTTTATTTTTTAAACATTTTAGACAAAATACCAAAAGCACCTCTAATAAAAGTAGCGCTGGTTACTACTTTCAAAACCGATTTTGTAACCACACTTGCTGTACTGGGTTCGGCACTTTCTTTCTTGTTTTCTTGTTCTGTGACTGCTTGTTCTTGTGCTGATTCAATTTTTTTGGTCAGCATCTCATAAGCGCTTTCGCGATCGAGAACTTCACTGTATTTTTTAACCAACTTTGATTTAGCATTAATTTCTTGAATTTCTGCATCGGTCAAAACATCCATTCGGCTCATGGGAGCACGCATCATGGTGGCCACAAGAGGGGTCGGAATTCCTTTTTCGTTCAAAGCCGTTACAAAAGCCTCTCCAATTCCTAAACTGGTTAAAACTTCGTCTGTTTTGTAATATGCGGAGGTCGGATAATTATCTGCAGATTGTTTGATTGCTTGTCTGTCGTTGGCTGTAAATGCCCTCAAGGCGTGTTGTATCTTCAATCCGAGTTGTGCCAGAACACCACTTGGTATATCCATTGGGTTTTGAGTTACAAAATAAACGCCAATTCCTTTGGAACGAATCAATTTTACTATGGTTTCAATTTGCTCTAATAATGCCTTGCTGGCTTCATTAAAAATCAGATGTGCTTCGTCTATAAAAATAACCAATTCCGGTTGATCTGCATCTCCTTTTTCGGGCATTTGTTGGTATATTTCGGCTAATAAACTCAACATAAAAGTCGAAAATAATTTAGGTTTGTCTTGAATGTCGGTTAGCCGAATAATATTAATATATCCTTTTCCGTTTTCATCCAGACGCATTAAATCATCAATTTCAAATGACATTTCGCCA
Coding sequences within:
- a CDS encoding penicillin acylase family protein — its product is MKKTKKGLLIFLFLILGLIGIFVIYDLYQKPKYEGKLPLKNIQKETTVYFDDFGVPHIYATNPKDAMVALGYVHAQDRLWQMELLRRIVPGRLSEIFGSVALKNDKFFVGLGIEEASQQAIKNLNKNGPAYQLTMAYLDGINQYIEQGTTPVEFQLLGVKKQKFTIDDVYNIFGYMSFSFAMAQKTDPLLTDIRNKYGMDYLKDFGIDGSFNTTRIRIAKQKSQEYTAISKSIASLLDQSPVAPFVGSNSWVIAPPKTKNKKVIFANDPHINFSQPGTWYEAHISTPQFELYGCYLAGTPFPLLGHNRDYAYGLTMFENDDVDFYQEENNPKNSNQYITAKGFQNYSIRKKTIKVKDTSDVNLTIKVSQHGPVMNDLLTGLKSDKPVAMSWIYTQQPISSIEAIYAISHSRSMTDFQNGVALIAAPGLNVMYGDAKGNVGWWASGKLYKHNPDVNTNFILDGTSGKEEIATYLDFSKNPSGVNPDWNYVYSANNQPEAIDGFLYPGYYLPEDRAKRITQLLEEKSDWDKKSVSKMIVDNTSAIAPIVVKSLISNLNFNSLSKTEKEAITILEGWNGSNNLKDVAPTIYNKWIYLYLKNTFQDELGSDGFKQFLGTHIMKQVVARQILNVNSPWWDNIKTKNQKETRTQIIAQSFKEAINDLEKQLGKNPADWEWKKVHIVEYEHPIGKIALLRPFFNVGPFAVPGSNEVINNQYFDFVEDGFYKVKGGPSSRRIIDFSDIENSLGILPTGQSGNPFSTHYDDQAELYNAGKFRKMKMNKEEIIRTSTKLIFYPKKK
- a CDS encoding DUF853 domain-containing protein; the encoded protein is MSKKEDFSEYINSGYLSKGESITLGGAILDGETLSNTPVKIPLKTLNRHGLIAGATGTGKTKTIQVLSEQLSSFGIPVLMMDIKGDFSGVAKEGEEKDFIKERHAKLNIPYSVSSFPVELMSLSKQDGVRLRSTVSEFGPVLFSRILDLNDTQAGVVSVIFKFCDDKKMPLLDLKDIKKVINYITDEGKDEIEESYGKISTSTTGTILRKIIELEQQGADLFFGEMSFEIDDLMRLDENGKGYINIIRLTDIQDKPKLFSTFMLSLLAEIYQQMPEKGDADQPELVIFIDEAHLIFNEASKALLEQIETIVKLIRSKGIGVYFVTQNPMDIPSGVLAQLGLKIQHALRAFTANDRQAIKQSADNYPTSAYYKTDEVLTSLGIGEAFVTALNEKGIPTPLVATMMRAPMSRMDVLTDAEIQEINAKSKLVKKYSEVLDRESAYEMLTKKIESAQEQAVTEQENKKESAEPSTASVVTKSVLKVVTSATFIRGAFGILSKMFKK
- a CDS encoding flavin reductase family protein — encoded protein: MKHISKDTISQMEKIEKLNLINSCTGFKSANLIATKSIEGNTNVAIFSSVTHLGSSPSLIGFIVRPTIVPRDTYKNIMETGYFTVNHVTVDMIADAHHTSANYDSGISEFDKTNLEEEYKEGINIPFVKGSPVQLYCKFVNEYLIKENNTIHIIASIEHIFYDEILEHKDGWLQLDKGNVMALNGVDGYFLPKLIDRFQYARQGIPTKPFPKEKE
- the kynU gene encoding kynureninase encodes the protein MDFQNSLEFAQLLDAQDHLHKYQDEFIFPKVNDKKVIYFTGNSLGLQPKRTKQYVDEIMNDWANLAVEGHFYAEKPWWDYQERFANPLSKLVGALPSEVTVMNTLTVNLHLLMVSFYRPKAKRFKIICEEKAFPSDQYMFQSQVHFHGYKPEDAIVEIKRREGEHNIRLEDILAKIEEVGEELALVLIGGVNYYTGQVFDMKTITAAGHKQGAYVGWDLAHAAGNIKLELHDWNVDFASWCSYKYMNSGPGNASGCFVHEKHHDNKDLPRFAGWWGHNKERRFKMEPIFDPVQGAGGWQISNLPILSLAPYLASVEMFDEIGMDQLILKRDKITSYLEFILNEISKEVQGSFEIITPKESSERACQLSVFLHGEGRSLFDYLMKNGVITDWREPNVIRLAPVPLYTSYEDMFHFGQILKKGILAK
- a CDS encoding DMT family protein, with translation MKAYATIGLLILSNVFMTLAWYGHLKFKELKWFENAGLITIVLISWGLALFEYCFQVPANRIGYEGNGGPFSLMQLKVIQEVITLVIFVLFSLLFFKNETLRWNHLAGFLCLILAVYFIFKK
- a CDS encoding YybH family protein; protein product: MKKIIKLCFILLILNSCSPKSETKNLTYAKLEIVKTEKDFEKLVAEKGPAEGFYQFADSNAVIKREHDTLIIGKANIKNYYLNQKIKNPTVTWSPDAVTVSDAGDMASSYGKYVWTFTDASGKEQIYKGIFHTVWKKQKDGSWKYIWD